The following proteins are encoded in a genomic region of Pseudorca crassidens isolate mPseCra1 chromosome 1, mPseCra1.hap1, whole genome shotgun sequence:
- the AP1G2 gene encoding AP-1 complex subunit gamma-like 2 isoform X2, which produces MRSGGLLPRMVASSSLLKLQDLIQEIREAKTQAQEREVIQKECAHIRASFRDGDPLHRHRQLAKLLYVHLLGYPAHFGQMECLKLIASPRFTDKRVGYLGAMLLLDERQDAHLLITNSIKNDLSQGIQAVQGLALCTLSATGSAEMCRDLATEVEKLLLQPSAYVRKKAVLTAVHMIRKVPELSNIFLPPCAQLLHEHHHGILLGTITLITELCERSPAALKHFRKMVPQLVHILRTLVTTGYSTEHSISGVSDPFLQVATNTDTSRNAGNAVLFETVLTIMDIRSAAGLRVLAVNILGRFLLNSDRNIRYVALTSLLRLVQSDHSAVQRHRPTVVECLREPDVSLSRRALELSLALVNSSNVQAMTQELQGFLESCPPDLQADCASGILLAAERFAPTKRWHIDTTLRVLMTAGTHVRDDAVANLTQLIGGAQELHAYSVRRLYSALAEDISQQPLVQVATWCIGEYGDLLLEGSCEETEPLQVEEEEVLALLERVLQSHMSLPATRGYALTALVKLSTRLRGDNNRIRQVVSIYSSCLDVELQQRAVEYNTLFRKYDHMRAAILEKIPLVERGSSQVDEEAKESKETAQLSEAAPVPTEPEASKLLDLLDLLDGPSGDAQHPPPLDPTPGGVLIHLLNLPCAPPPPAPIPHLRVFEREGLQLDLSFVRPPGTPTLLLITVTATNTSGGDVTHFICQAAVPKSFQLQLQAPSGDTVPAQGGLPMTQLLRILNPKKAPLRLKLRLTYNHFGQSVQEIFEVNNLPVETWQ; this is translated from the exons ATGCGTAGTGGAGGTCTCCTCCCGCG GATGGTGGCGTCCTCGTCCTTGCTGAAGCTTCAGGATCTAATCCAGGAGATTCGTGAGGCCAAGACCCAGGCCCAGGAGCGGGAGGTGATCCAAAAGGAGTGCGCCCACATCCGGGCCTCCTTCCGCGATGGGGACCCTCTGCACAGGCACCGCCAGCTGGCCAAACTGCTCTACGTCCACCTGTTAGGCTACCCCGCCCACTTTGGACAG ATGGAGTGCCTGAAACTGATCGCCTCCCCCAGGTTCACAGACAAGAGGGTGGGCTACCTGGGGGCCATGCTTCTACTGGATGAGAGGCAGGATGCCCACCTGCTCATTACCAACAGCATCAAGAA TGACCTGAGCCAAGGGATTCAGGCTGTACAAGGCCTGGCCCTGTGCACTCTGAGTGCCACGGGCTCTGCTGAGATGTGCCGGGACTTGGCCACTGAGGTGGAGAAACTGCTCCTGCAGCCTAGCGCCTATGTGCGCAAGAAG GCTGTTCTGACTGCAGTGCACATGATCCGGAAGGTCCCTGAGCTCTCCaacatcttcctcccaccctgtgCCCAACTGCTTCATGAACACCACCACG GCATCCTGCTGGGCACCATCACGCTGATCACGGAACTCTGCGAACGAAGCCCTGCGGCCCTCAAGCACTTTCGAAAG ATGGTGCCCCAGCTGGTGCACATCCTCCGGACTCTGGTGACGACGGGATACTCCACAGAACACAGCATATCTGGAGTCAGCGACCCCTTCCTGCAG GTAGCCACGAACACAGACACCAGCCGAAATGCGGGCAACGCGGTCCTGTTTGAGACGGTGCTCACCATCATGGACATTCGCTCTGCAGCAGGCCTGCGG GTTCTAGCTGTAAACATTCTTGGCCGCTTCCTGCTCAACAGTGACAGGAACATTAG GTACGTAGCCCTGACGTCCTTGCTGAGGCTGGTGCAGTCTGATCACAGTGCTGTGCAGCGGCACCGCCCCACCGTGGTGGAATGTCTACGGGAACCTGATGTGTCCCTCAGCCG GCGGGCCTTGGAACTGAGCCTGGCTCTGGTGAATAGCTCCAACGTGCAAGCCATGACACAGGAGCTGCAGGGTTTTCTGGAGTCCTGCCCCCCTGATCTACAGGCCGACTGTGCCTCAGGCATCCTGCTGGCAGCAGAGAG GTTTGCCCCAACCAAGCGGTGGCACATAGACACCACCCTACGTGTGCTGATGACG GCAGGCACCCATGTGCGCGATGACGCAGTGGCCAACCTGACCCAGCTGATTGGGGGCGCCCAGGAGCTCCATGCCTACTCTGTGCGCCGTCTCTACAGCGCCCTGGCTGAGGACATCTCCCAG CAACCGCTGGTGCAGGTGGCAACCTGGTGCATCGGGGAATATGGGGACCTCCtgctggaagggagctgtgaggaaactgagcccctgCAG gtggaggaagaggaggtgttGGCACTGCTGGAAAGGGTGCTGCAGTCCCATATGTCCCTGCCGGCCACCCGAGGATATGCCCTCACAGCCCTCGTGAAGCTCAGCACCCGGCTCCGTGGGGACAACAA CCGCATCCGCCAGGTTGTGTCCATCTACAGCAGCTGCCTGGACGTGGAGTTGCAGCAGCGGGCGGTGGAGTATAACACCCTCTTCCGGAAGTATGACCACATGAG GGCTGCCATCCTGGAAAAGATACCTCTTGTGGAGCGAGGTAGCTCTCAGGTTGATgaggaagcaaaggaaagcaaagaaacagCCCAGCTTTCGGAAGCAGCCCCTGTCCCCACAGAACCCGAG GCCTCAAAGCTCTTGGATCTGTTAGATCTCCTGGATGGCCCTTCTGGGGACGCCCAGCACCCTCCCCCTCTGGATCCCACCCCAGGAGGCGTTTTGATACACCTCCTCAACCTTCCCtgtgctcccccaccccctg CTCCCATCCCACATCTCAGAGTGTTTGAGCGCGAAGGACTACAGCTGGATCTTTCTTTCGTTCGACCCCCTGGAACCCCTACTTTGCTGTTGATCACTGTCACTGCCACCAACACCTCAGGGGGTGATGTCACCCACTTCATCTGCCAGGCCGCTGTGCCCAAG AGTTTCCAGCTGCAGCTACAGGCTCCCAGTGGGGACACAGTTCCAGCTCAGGGTGGCCTTCCGATGACCCAGCTCCTCAGAATCCTCAATCCTAAGAAG
- the AP1G2 gene encoding AP-1 complex subunit gamma-like 2 isoform X1 produces MRSGGLLPRMVASSSLLKLQDLIQEIREAKTQAQEREVIQKECAHIRASFRDGDPLHRHRQLAKLLYVHLLGYPAHFGQMECLKLIASPRFTDKRVGYLGAMLLLDERQDAHLLITNSIKNDLSQGIQAVQGLALCTLSATGSAEMCRDLATEVEKLLLQPSAYVRKKAVLTAVHMIRKVPELSNIFLPPCAQLLHEHHHGILLGTITLITELCERSPAALKHFRKMVPQLVHILRTLVTTGYSTEHSISGVSDPFLQVQILRLLRILGRNHEESSETMNDLLAQVATNTDTSRNAGNAVLFETVLTIMDIRSAAGLRVLAVNILGRFLLNSDRNIRYVALTSLLRLVQSDHSAVQRHRPTVVECLREPDVSLSRRALELSLALVNSSNVQAMTQELQGFLESCPPDLQADCASGILLAAERFAPTKRWHIDTTLRVLMTAGTHVRDDAVANLTQLIGGAQELHAYSVRRLYSALAEDISQQPLVQVATWCIGEYGDLLLEGSCEETEPLQVEEEEVLALLERVLQSHMSLPATRGYALTALVKLSTRLRGDNNRIRQVVSIYSSCLDVELQQRAVEYNTLFRKYDHMRAAILEKIPLVERGSSQVDEEAKESKETAQLSEAAPVPTEPEASKLLDLLDLLDGPSGDAQHPPPLDPTPGGVLIHLLNLPCAPPPPAPIPHLRVFEREGLQLDLSFVRPPGTPTLLLITVTATNTSGGDVTHFICQAAVPKSFQLQLQAPSGDTVPAQGGLPMTQLLRILNPKKAPLRLKLRLTYNHFGQSVQEIFEVNNLPVETWQ; encoded by the exons ATGCGTAGTGGAGGTCTCCTCCCGCG GATGGTGGCGTCCTCGTCCTTGCTGAAGCTTCAGGATCTAATCCAGGAGATTCGTGAGGCCAAGACCCAGGCCCAGGAGCGGGAGGTGATCCAAAAGGAGTGCGCCCACATCCGGGCCTCCTTCCGCGATGGGGACCCTCTGCACAGGCACCGCCAGCTGGCCAAACTGCTCTACGTCCACCTGTTAGGCTACCCCGCCCACTTTGGACAG ATGGAGTGCCTGAAACTGATCGCCTCCCCCAGGTTCACAGACAAGAGGGTGGGCTACCTGGGGGCCATGCTTCTACTGGATGAGAGGCAGGATGCCCACCTGCTCATTACCAACAGCATCAAGAA TGACCTGAGCCAAGGGATTCAGGCTGTACAAGGCCTGGCCCTGTGCACTCTGAGTGCCACGGGCTCTGCTGAGATGTGCCGGGACTTGGCCACTGAGGTGGAGAAACTGCTCCTGCAGCCTAGCGCCTATGTGCGCAAGAAG GCTGTTCTGACTGCAGTGCACATGATCCGGAAGGTCCCTGAGCTCTCCaacatcttcctcccaccctgtgCCCAACTGCTTCATGAACACCACCACG GCATCCTGCTGGGCACCATCACGCTGATCACGGAACTCTGCGAACGAAGCCCTGCGGCCCTCAAGCACTTTCGAAAG ATGGTGCCCCAGCTGGTGCACATCCTCCGGACTCTGGTGACGACGGGATACTCCACAGAACACAGCATATCTGGAGTCAGCGACCCCTTCCTGCAG GTCCAGATACTTCGTCTGCTTCGGATTCTGGGCCGGAACCACGAGGAGAGCAGTGAGACCATGAATGACTTGCTGgcccag GTAGCCACGAACACAGACACCAGCCGAAATGCGGGCAACGCGGTCCTGTTTGAGACGGTGCTCACCATCATGGACATTCGCTCTGCAGCAGGCCTGCGG GTTCTAGCTGTAAACATTCTTGGCCGCTTCCTGCTCAACAGTGACAGGAACATTAG GTACGTAGCCCTGACGTCCTTGCTGAGGCTGGTGCAGTCTGATCACAGTGCTGTGCAGCGGCACCGCCCCACCGTGGTGGAATGTCTACGGGAACCTGATGTGTCCCTCAGCCG GCGGGCCTTGGAACTGAGCCTGGCTCTGGTGAATAGCTCCAACGTGCAAGCCATGACACAGGAGCTGCAGGGTTTTCTGGAGTCCTGCCCCCCTGATCTACAGGCCGACTGTGCCTCAGGCATCCTGCTGGCAGCAGAGAG GTTTGCCCCAACCAAGCGGTGGCACATAGACACCACCCTACGTGTGCTGATGACG GCAGGCACCCATGTGCGCGATGACGCAGTGGCCAACCTGACCCAGCTGATTGGGGGCGCCCAGGAGCTCCATGCCTACTCTGTGCGCCGTCTCTACAGCGCCCTGGCTGAGGACATCTCCCAG CAACCGCTGGTGCAGGTGGCAACCTGGTGCATCGGGGAATATGGGGACCTCCtgctggaagggagctgtgaggaaactgagcccctgCAG gtggaggaagaggaggtgttGGCACTGCTGGAAAGGGTGCTGCAGTCCCATATGTCCCTGCCGGCCACCCGAGGATATGCCCTCACAGCCCTCGTGAAGCTCAGCACCCGGCTCCGTGGGGACAACAA CCGCATCCGCCAGGTTGTGTCCATCTACAGCAGCTGCCTGGACGTGGAGTTGCAGCAGCGGGCGGTGGAGTATAACACCCTCTTCCGGAAGTATGACCACATGAG GGCTGCCATCCTGGAAAAGATACCTCTTGTGGAGCGAGGTAGCTCTCAGGTTGATgaggaagcaaaggaaagcaaagaaacagCCCAGCTTTCGGAAGCAGCCCCTGTCCCCACAGAACCCGAG GCCTCAAAGCTCTTGGATCTGTTAGATCTCCTGGATGGCCCTTCTGGGGACGCCCAGCACCCTCCCCCTCTGGATCCCACCCCAGGAGGCGTTTTGATACACCTCCTCAACCTTCCCtgtgctcccccaccccctg CTCCCATCCCACATCTCAGAGTGTTTGAGCGCGAAGGACTACAGCTGGATCTTTCTTTCGTTCGACCCCCTGGAACCCCTACTTTGCTGTTGATCACTGTCACTGCCACCAACACCTCAGGGGGTGATGTCACCCACTTCATCTGCCAGGCCGCTGTGCCCAAG AGTTTCCAGCTGCAGCTACAGGCTCCCAGTGGGGACACAGTTCCAGCTCAGGGTGGCCTTCCGATGACCCAGCTCCTCAGAATCCTCAATCCTAAGAAG
- the AP1G2 gene encoding AP-1 complex subunit gamma-like 2 isoform X3, which produces MNTTTMVPQLVHILRTLVTTGYSTEHSISGVSDPFLQVQILRLLRILGRNHEESSETMNDLLAQVATNTDTSRNAGNAVLFETVLTIMDIRSAAGLRVLAVNILGRFLLNSDRNIRYVALTSLLRLVQSDHSAVQRHRPTVVECLREPDVSLSRRALELSLALVNSSNVQAMTQELQGFLESCPPDLQADCASGILLAAERFAPTKRWHIDTTLRVLMTAGTHVRDDAVANLTQLIGGAQELHAYSVRRLYSALAEDISQQPLVQVATWCIGEYGDLLLEGSCEETEPLQVEEEEVLALLERVLQSHMSLPATRGYALTALVKLSTRLRGDNNRIRQVVSIYSSCLDVELQQRAVEYNTLFRKYDHMRAAILEKIPLVERGSSQVDEEAKESKETAQLSEAAPVPTEPEASKLLDLLDLLDGPSGDAQHPPPLDPTPGGVLIHLLNLPCAPPPPAPIPHLRVFEREGLQLDLSFVRPPGTPTLLLITVTATNTSGGDVTHFICQAAVPKSFQLQLQAPSGDTVPAQGGLPMTQLLRILNPKKAPLRLKLRLTYNHFGQSVQEIFEVNNLPVETWQ; this is translated from the exons ATGAACACCACCACG ATGGTGCCCCAGCTGGTGCACATCCTCCGGACTCTGGTGACGACGGGATACTCCACAGAACACAGCATATCTGGAGTCAGCGACCCCTTCCTGCAG GTCCAGATACTTCGTCTGCTTCGGATTCTGGGCCGGAACCACGAGGAGAGCAGTGAGACCATGAATGACTTGCTGgcccag GTAGCCACGAACACAGACACCAGCCGAAATGCGGGCAACGCGGTCCTGTTTGAGACGGTGCTCACCATCATGGACATTCGCTCTGCAGCAGGCCTGCGG GTTCTAGCTGTAAACATTCTTGGCCGCTTCCTGCTCAACAGTGACAGGAACATTAG GTACGTAGCCCTGACGTCCTTGCTGAGGCTGGTGCAGTCTGATCACAGTGCTGTGCAGCGGCACCGCCCCACCGTGGTGGAATGTCTACGGGAACCTGATGTGTCCCTCAGCCG GCGGGCCTTGGAACTGAGCCTGGCTCTGGTGAATAGCTCCAACGTGCAAGCCATGACACAGGAGCTGCAGGGTTTTCTGGAGTCCTGCCCCCCTGATCTACAGGCCGACTGTGCCTCAGGCATCCTGCTGGCAGCAGAGAG GTTTGCCCCAACCAAGCGGTGGCACATAGACACCACCCTACGTGTGCTGATGACG GCAGGCACCCATGTGCGCGATGACGCAGTGGCCAACCTGACCCAGCTGATTGGGGGCGCCCAGGAGCTCCATGCCTACTCTGTGCGCCGTCTCTACAGCGCCCTGGCTGAGGACATCTCCCAG CAACCGCTGGTGCAGGTGGCAACCTGGTGCATCGGGGAATATGGGGACCTCCtgctggaagggagctgtgaggaaactgagcccctgCAG gtggaggaagaggaggtgttGGCACTGCTGGAAAGGGTGCTGCAGTCCCATATGTCCCTGCCGGCCACCCGAGGATATGCCCTCACAGCCCTCGTGAAGCTCAGCACCCGGCTCCGTGGGGACAACAA CCGCATCCGCCAGGTTGTGTCCATCTACAGCAGCTGCCTGGACGTGGAGTTGCAGCAGCGGGCGGTGGAGTATAACACCCTCTTCCGGAAGTATGACCACATGAG GGCTGCCATCCTGGAAAAGATACCTCTTGTGGAGCGAGGTAGCTCTCAGGTTGATgaggaagcaaaggaaagcaaagaaacagCCCAGCTTTCGGAAGCAGCCCCTGTCCCCACAGAACCCGAG GCCTCAAAGCTCTTGGATCTGTTAGATCTCCTGGATGGCCCTTCTGGGGACGCCCAGCACCCTCCCCCTCTGGATCCCACCCCAGGAGGCGTTTTGATACACCTCCTCAACCTTCCCtgtgctcccccaccccctg CTCCCATCCCACATCTCAGAGTGTTTGAGCGCGAAGGACTACAGCTGGATCTTTCTTTCGTTCGACCCCCTGGAACCCCTACTTTGCTGTTGATCACTGTCACTGCCACCAACACCTCAGGGGGTGATGTCACCCACTTCATCTGCCAGGCCGCTGTGCCCAAG AGTTTCCAGCTGCAGCTACAGGCTCCCAGTGGGGACACAGTTCCAGCTCAGGGTGGCCTTCCGATGACCCAGCTCCTCAGAATCCTCAATCCTAAGAAG
- the AP1G2 gene encoding AP-1 complex subunit gamma-like 2 isoform X5 produces MRATRSCLRRCSPSWTFALQQACGYVALTSLLRLVQSDHSAVQRHRPTVVECLREPDVSLSRRALELSLALVNSSNVQAMTQELQGFLESCPPDLQADCASGILLAAERFAPTKRWHIDTTLRVLMTAGTHVRDDAVANLTQLIGGAQELHAYSVRRLYSALAEDISQQPLVQVATWCIGEYGDLLLEGSCEETEPLQVEEEEVLALLERVLQSHMSLPATRGYALTALVKLSTRLRGDNNRIRQVVSIYSSCLDVELQQRAVEYNTLFRKYDHMRAAILEKIPLVERGSSQVDEEAKESKETAQLSEAAPVPTEPEASKLLDLLDLLDGPSGDAQHPPPLDPTPGGVLIHLLNLPCAPPPPAPIPHLRVFEREGLQLDLSFVRPPGTPTLLLITVTATNTSGGDVTHFICQAAVPKSFQLQLQAPSGDTVPAQGGLPMTQLLRILNPKKAPLRLKLRLTYNHFGQSVQEIFEVNNLPVETWQ; encoded by the exons ATGCGGGCAACGCGGTCCTGTTTGAGACGGTGCTCACCATCATGGACATTCGCTCTGCAGCAGGCCTGCGG GTACGTAGCCCTGACGTCCTTGCTGAGGCTGGTGCAGTCTGATCACAGTGCTGTGCAGCGGCACCGCCCCACCGTGGTGGAATGTCTACGGGAACCTGATGTGTCCCTCAGCCG GCGGGCCTTGGAACTGAGCCTGGCTCTGGTGAATAGCTCCAACGTGCAAGCCATGACACAGGAGCTGCAGGGTTTTCTGGAGTCCTGCCCCCCTGATCTACAGGCCGACTGTGCCTCAGGCATCCTGCTGGCAGCAGAGAG GTTTGCCCCAACCAAGCGGTGGCACATAGACACCACCCTACGTGTGCTGATGACG GCAGGCACCCATGTGCGCGATGACGCAGTGGCCAACCTGACCCAGCTGATTGGGGGCGCCCAGGAGCTCCATGCCTACTCTGTGCGCCGTCTCTACAGCGCCCTGGCTGAGGACATCTCCCAG CAACCGCTGGTGCAGGTGGCAACCTGGTGCATCGGGGAATATGGGGACCTCCtgctggaagggagctgtgaggaaactgagcccctgCAG gtggaggaagaggaggtgttGGCACTGCTGGAAAGGGTGCTGCAGTCCCATATGTCCCTGCCGGCCACCCGAGGATATGCCCTCACAGCCCTCGTGAAGCTCAGCACCCGGCTCCGTGGGGACAACAA CCGCATCCGCCAGGTTGTGTCCATCTACAGCAGCTGCCTGGACGTGGAGTTGCAGCAGCGGGCGGTGGAGTATAACACCCTCTTCCGGAAGTATGACCACATGAG GGCTGCCATCCTGGAAAAGATACCTCTTGTGGAGCGAGGTAGCTCTCAGGTTGATgaggaagcaaaggaaagcaaagaaacagCCCAGCTTTCGGAAGCAGCCCCTGTCCCCACAGAACCCGAG GCCTCAAAGCTCTTGGATCTGTTAGATCTCCTGGATGGCCCTTCTGGGGACGCCCAGCACCCTCCCCCTCTGGATCCCACCCCAGGAGGCGTTTTGATACACCTCCTCAACCTTCCCtgtgctcccccaccccctg CTCCCATCCCACATCTCAGAGTGTTTGAGCGCGAAGGACTACAGCTGGATCTTTCTTTCGTTCGACCCCCTGGAACCCCTACTTTGCTGTTGATCACTGTCACTGCCACCAACACCTCAGGGGGTGATGTCACCCACTTCATCTGCCAGGCCGCTGTGCCCAAG AGTTTCCAGCTGCAGCTACAGGCTCCCAGTGGGGACACAGTTCCAGCTCAGGGTGGCCTTCCGATGACCCAGCTCCTCAGAATCCTCAATCCTAAGAAG
- the AP1G2 gene encoding AP-1 complex subunit gamma-like 2 isoform X4, whose translation MDIRSAAGLRVLAVNILGRFLLNSDRNIRYVALTSLLRLVQSDHSAVQRHRPTVVECLREPDVSLSRRALELSLALVNSSNVQAMTQELQGFLESCPPDLQADCASGILLAAERFAPTKRWHIDTTLRVLMTAGTHVRDDAVANLTQLIGGAQELHAYSVRRLYSALAEDISQQPLVQVATWCIGEYGDLLLEGSCEETEPLQVEEEEVLALLERVLQSHMSLPATRGYALTALVKLSTRLRGDNNRIRQVVSIYSSCLDVELQQRAVEYNTLFRKYDHMRAAILEKIPLVERGSSQVDEEAKESKETAQLSEAAPVPTEPEASKLLDLLDLLDGPSGDAQHPPPLDPTPGGVLIHLLNLPCAPPPPAPIPHLRVFEREGLQLDLSFVRPPGTPTLLLITVTATNTSGGDVTHFICQAAVPKSFQLQLQAPSGDTVPAQGGLPMTQLLRILNPKKAPLRLKLRLTYNHFGQSVQEIFEVNNLPVETWQ comes from the exons ATGGACATTCGCTCTGCAGCAGGCCTGCGG GTTCTAGCTGTAAACATTCTTGGCCGCTTCCTGCTCAACAGTGACAGGAACATTAG GTACGTAGCCCTGACGTCCTTGCTGAGGCTGGTGCAGTCTGATCACAGTGCTGTGCAGCGGCACCGCCCCACCGTGGTGGAATGTCTACGGGAACCTGATGTGTCCCTCAGCCG GCGGGCCTTGGAACTGAGCCTGGCTCTGGTGAATAGCTCCAACGTGCAAGCCATGACACAGGAGCTGCAGGGTTTTCTGGAGTCCTGCCCCCCTGATCTACAGGCCGACTGTGCCTCAGGCATCCTGCTGGCAGCAGAGAG GTTTGCCCCAACCAAGCGGTGGCACATAGACACCACCCTACGTGTGCTGATGACG GCAGGCACCCATGTGCGCGATGACGCAGTGGCCAACCTGACCCAGCTGATTGGGGGCGCCCAGGAGCTCCATGCCTACTCTGTGCGCCGTCTCTACAGCGCCCTGGCTGAGGACATCTCCCAG CAACCGCTGGTGCAGGTGGCAACCTGGTGCATCGGGGAATATGGGGACCTCCtgctggaagggagctgtgaggaaactgagcccctgCAG gtggaggaagaggaggtgttGGCACTGCTGGAAAGGGTGCTGCAGTCCCATATGTCCCTGCCGGCCACCCGAGGATATGCCCTCACAGCCCTCGTGAAGCTCAGCACCCGGCTCCGTGGGGACAACAA CCGCATCCGCCAGGTTGTGTCCATCTACAGCAGCTGCCTGGACGTGGAGTTGCAGCAGCGGGCGGTGGAGTATAACACCCTCTTCCGGAAGTATGACCACATGAG GGCTGCCATCCTGGAAAAGATACCTCTTGTGGAGCGAGGTAGCTCTCAGGTTGATgaggaagcaaaggaaagcaaagaaacagCCCAGCTTTCGGAAGCAGCCCCTGTCCCCACAGAACCCGAG GCCTCAAAGCTCTTGGATCTGTTAGATCTCCTGGATGGCCCTTCTGGGGACGCCCAGCACCCTCCCCCTCTGGATCCCACCCCAGGAGGCGTTTTGATACACCTCCTCAACCTTCCCtgtgctcccccaccccctg CTCCCATCCCACATCTCAGAGTGTTTGAGCGCGAAGGACTACAGCTGGATCTTTCTTTCGTTCGACCCCCTGGAACCCCTACTTTGCTGTTGATCACTGTCACTGCCACCAACACCTCAGGGGGTGATGTCACCCACTTCATCTGCCAGGCCGCTGTGCCCAAG AGTTTCCAGCTGCAGCTACAGGCTCCCAGTGGGGACACAGTTCCAGCTCAGGGTGGCCTTCCGATGACCCAGCTCCTCAGAATCCTCAATCCTAAGAAG